Below is a window of Macadamia integrifolia cultivar HAES 741 chromosome 8, SCU_Mint_v3, whole genome shotgun sequence DNA.
atgaagtgcaacacaataatagattgTTCATGACAACTGGCCATAAGAATTAATGATCCAGATTTCAGGATGACAatcttaaattatattatataaatcatagTTCAAATTAGGGTAAGGTTAGGTCCGACTAAGCCTAGGCCTCAATCCAGGCCTGACCCAACCCTAACACAGGTCAAACCTAACCTACCTTCAAGGTTAAAAATCTTAGCCCAAGCCTTGATTAGGCACAAGGTGGATTTGAATTGTCAAGATCAAACTTACATCCTAGGTTATATCAATTGATTTACTTAAGATGAGCCAAAATCGATCTCATACTAAAATCCTTGGTtaaaaatagagagaatttATCCGCTTTGGTGTATAttgtatggtttttttttttctccaaactATCGAGGCTCCATAGGCCATTGGGTGAGCAATCAAGGGGATGGGAGCCAAAGGATGCCTGCTCTTCTTCAATGCCCATATATATGGAATTGGACTTAAAACTATGACTCAAATGGAAACCCCCTTTTGGCTTGCTCAGAACTAGCAACTATGTCTTCCATTCTAATTGGAGAAGCTAAAGCAATTACAAATGGAATCTTAAGTGCCTTAGCTGATGGTCATTTTTGTTTCATAGTGGAGTCAGACAATGCTGAAATCGTCAACATCTTGAAGGACCCCTTTGTTGACGCCCTAGTGGAGATCCTCCCAATTGTAGCAGATATTCGTTTTATCTCCTGTCAACCCATTCAATGCATCTTCTCCCATATTCCAAGGGCTATCAACAGCACTGTCGACACGCTTGCCAGGATAGGTGTGTCCATCTGGTCTAAGACGTTATAGCCTCATCCCACTCCTTTGTTAATCCAACTTTGTGATATAGATACCTTGGCTTGTTACTGGAATTTACATCCATAAATTTTTAAGTtaccgagaaaaaaaaaaagaataggacTTAAAACATTGTTGTAGCAGATATTCGTTTTATCTCCTGTCAACCCATCCAATGCATCTTCTCCCATATTCCAAGGGCTATCAACAGCACTGCCGACACGCTTGCCAGGATAGGTGTGTCCATCTGGTCTAGGACGTTATAGCCTCATCCCACTCCTTTGTTAATCCAACTTTGTGATATAGATACCTTGGCTTGTTACTGGAACTTACATCCATAAATTTTTAAGTTAccgagaagagaaaaaaaaaaaagaaaaaaaaagaattgggcTTAAAACATTGCGGTCCGGTCCGGTCCGGTTGGAAGTTAAAGCATGAAACTGCAGTCGAGGCTCTAGCGTGGTGCCGTGGTCATTCGAGCCAGGGCCATAATTGGCCGCGTGTGCATCTGCCGGACCAGCGCCTCAACCGTGTTGCCTTCACTCTTTAGGGTACCATTTCGCACCTTAGTTCTTCTTCTGTCTCCTAGGGGGCACTATTGAGCTTCGACGATTGAAGTCGGTGTCTGCTATTGTTAGTTACCTTACAaagctcttcttctccttcttcttcttcttcttcttcttcttcttattcttcttccttctcctcatCAAAGATTTGAAGCGGAGAAGGGAAACATGGTGAGCAAAAGGCAGAAATTGGCTAAAAAACGATTCAAGGAAGCAAATCCGGATATGTTTCCCAAACCAGAACCTACGGCTCCCAAAGACCCTAgttcaaaaaagaagaagaagaagaataatttcAAGCGCAAGAAATCAGAAATCAAAGGACCAAAGACCCTAGATAAGTCCAACAAACCATCCTTTAGAAAGCATCCTCTTAGAGTCCCTGGAATGAAACCAGGAGAGAGCTGCTTCATCTGCAAAGCCAGAGATCATATTGCCAAGTTTTGCCCTGAAAAGGCTCAGTGGGAGAAAAATAAGGTCAGTATCTTCTTACTTTTGGATTCATTCTAGTATTCTCTCTAAGAACTAGTGTAGTTTTTGCCTTCCAATGCTCGTATTTAGAACTGTTAATGGGATTATGGAACTTGGAAAACACTACTGGTTGTAATCGTTTTTTCCTCCCTCAGATTTGCTTGAGTTGTCGGCAGCGTGGGCACAGTCTCAAGAATTGCCCGAATAAGAATAGTAAAACCAGCCAGAAATACTGTTATAATTGTGGAGAACCTGGGCATTCACTTTCTGAATGTTCCCGACCTCTTCAAAATGGTTGGTATTCATCTCTAAACACTTTCTCttaattttatcattattttgcATTGCCTTTGCTACCCCTTTTTTTGCGATTTGTGATCCTCTGAGCATTAATAGATTATATCTAattgttttttctctttggcATTTTTCTTCATAAATTTAATTGCATTCTGGTCTGTTCTATTGTTGAAGTGGTGATAGTGGTGTGCAGTTGTTGATTCTGCATATTATTGATGTGGCAAAGTTGTGTTAACACGAACTCATTGATGGCCACGAGTTGTTCAATCTAGACTTAGTCAGCATTTGAAGTCTCTGGACCTTGTTCTCACCATGGCATAGATTTACCATTAGTTAGTACCAGTTAGGCAATCCATTCTTTAGCTGTTCTGGTTTCCAAACTGTGTTATTATATGAATAAAATGTTTGAGATGAGCTTGAGGATGAAATGCACAATTCGTTGCCTAAAACATGTCGAGGAGAAATGGATTTTTGGTGATTGTTAATATACTCATAAATTCTACACATCTAGTAAATTATTACAGAATAAGTTACTCTTGTTTTTGATAAAGATCTGATCTTTATTTCTTGTATATATGATCTATCAATACATTGACTGTTAAggttaaacaattttttttttctatgtactacccccacccccccaaaaaaaaaaattaaataaaaaaagagaaaatccaaaatatcaggtttttcttcttGTGATCAAGGTAGGTTAATAATTAGTACGATCTATAATAGGTTTTAAGTGGGAGCTGGTGTAGAATGGTAATTTAGTGAAGGAGTTCAGTTTCTAGGGTGTCAATGTAGGTCATGAGAAGTGGTTCTTACAGAAACAAGCACAGTTCTTCCAGTAGTATTCttgtggaaaagaaaagaaaagctcttgttcttccttttttcttctcaattgTGTTTTAGATTTATGAATTGGAAAGTTATAGGTGTCATAGTGAATTAATGGAATAAAGTTCCCTTGAGAGTCATTCAAGTTAAGCTTTCCTTGACAGCCCATAATATCTGCCTCGTGGCAGATTAATTGGGTCTCAAGTTTTGTGGAGATATTTTCCATGACACCATCCATATATGAGATAAGCTTCAGCAGACGGGACCTATGTGGCAATAAGACTGGTTGTAAAGTTAACTTTGGTTCAGTGACTGAAGGGACAAGGGAATAAGGTCAATTCCTGGTGGGCATATAGTTGAGTTGGGAGCGCCCGCCACCCGCCACCCGCACCCTGTGCCAccaccccagaaaaaaaaaaaaaaaagaagagagagagcattgGCTAATACAAATGGTGCACTCCCTGCCAATGGTCAGTTTTGACCAGATTGGCCTTCAAAGTTGCAATGTAacattaatttaatttttttataggtatAGGGCATGGCTGAAAGGCATTTTCATGTGAGGTAACAATGGATGCAATTGAATTGTATGCTTCAATGCTGTTCTTGATAAGGTGGCTCTTTCTAAATGCAGGAGGTACAAATTTTGCGAGTTGCTTCATCTGTAATGAGCGTGGACACTTGAGTAAGAACTGCCCAAAAAATACTCACGGAATTTACCGAgaggtaatatatatatatatatatttttcatgttGAATACCTATTGATTTTGGTTCAATGGATATTAATTTATTGTTATTTGTTgagaaatttctttttcatgaTGCGTGTTGAAATCAAAGCAAAGAATATCAAGTTTATTAGCAAGGAAGAGATGTAGGATTACTCAATAGTCAATGGCTTCCTAATTGTTTCCGATGTAGGATTATTACTCAATGGCTTCCTAACTGTTCCCTTAATTGGATGGTCTTAGCATTGAGTTATGAGTTCGTTGACCATCTCATGTTAAATGATAACCTGTCTCAGTGTTCCAATGTGGAGGTTGAAACAATCCCTCCTTCCTTTTTATAGCATTTATCTTTGATAACTGAATACTATACCATTGTTAAGAAGGTTAGTTAATTTATAATAATATCTTGAATTGTTTTTTGGTTCATTAAGATGTTCTTTAGCTGTTACAGACATACTCTAATATCTTGAGTTGTTTTTGTATAGGGTGGTTCTTGTAAAATATGTGGTGGCGTGACACATTTGGCTAGAGATTGCCCTAATAAAGGCAACATAAGTTCTACTACTGCTACTGGAGTAAAAACGATGTGTAAGATACTCCTGAATTACAGTCTTTTGACTCTTATCCCCAGCACATCCAGTATTTTTGTTCTTgaaattgtttgttttttatttcatggaaGTAGTATTGTGTTCTCGTACAATGGAAATATCAGTAAAGGAATGTACAGTGCTACTAAGATGTTTTATGTCTAAAACCTGAAAAATTGATGATTTTAGACTTAAATTGGTGATATTTGTGTGATGACTTGATCATGACAACTGTAGTTTATGAGGGACCTTTACTAGCTGGGAACTGTCATGCATAATATGGCATTACTGAATTGATAGAAAACCAGTCTTTTGGAACACTCGAATACAGCACTTGAATTATCCAAAATATTACATCTATTCTGTTAGCTGGTTAATAGAAACACAGTCAGAATATATAGCAAAGtggaaaataataaattacTGTAAAACCAAAATGTAGCCTTAAAATATTCATATGAAAAAGTAGCCTTCAAATGGATTTATGTGGGAAGAAAATAATTAGAGAAATTCGGAGAAAGATCTGTAATGAAGTTGATAGAGTGAAGCTGAAATAAGTTGTTTTACTCCGGGAAATAAGTAGCCTATGTCATAAAGAGTGTTTGCATGTCTGGTCTTGAAGTAGGGCCAACGTGGTTGGTTATCCAATCATTTGCATTGGATATTCCATCagaaaaaaaggaggagagGTGATTTCCAAGTGGTGAGGGGTTATTAcattccatttcttttcttggtcTTCTTGAATGTGCCAGCTTGCTATTGGTGTTTACTTTTGTGCTAGAGAAATTTTCACTGATTCTTCTTTGTGCAACTGGAGAAAATTTTGTTGGTCAGCCAAGCTGAAACAATGATTTCTGTATGCCTGTGACACCATACCAATGATTGTTTATTGGTGGGGGAATAAGAAGGGAAGATCCACGGGCTGACAGAAAGATCCATTTGGCTAAATCTCATCATTTCACTTAACAGAATATTTGATGTTGACAAACATTGTCCAGATGAGGGATTCTGGATCACTATGACAGTGGTGCCTTGGTCCACATCAGCTCTGCACTCAAACTTGAATCAAATTCTTCTTCATTCCTTAGTAATAGTAGTCCATGAAATTTCAAATGTTTAGATAAAATGCACTATGAAGAGATCTATTTCCGTAATGGGGAGAGGGGCTATTGAGCTAAGCTAAAAGTTGTCACATGGATAGATGAAGTTCAGTTTAGCTGTCCTCTGCTGCCACTTGCAACATTCCCATgccatttatttttcttcattgctttcaagcaGCAACACAAATTTCTCATTCTCTTTCAGTTGCAATCACTTCTGTTAGTTACAGAGAGAAAAATTTCCCCATGAcactcaaaatatatatatatatatatatatatgtcctGTCCTTGAACTGGCTGGTGGACAACTGCCCAATTATCTGAGTGAGATTCCCAAGTTGCACAATCAACTACCTCGGGTCATCTagcattttggatttttttgtttgagTAGACAGAAATGCATATATTACCTTCGATGAACTTGCTGGTGGATGACTGCTCAGATCTTGGAGTTAAATTTCCAAATGGCACCATCAACTGCCTGTGCTTATCTAGTATTTTGGATGTCTTTGTTTGAACCTAGAAGAAATTCAACAAAATATTTGTCAACATGCTGAAGTGAAAGATAATTTTATGCCCATTTGTTCATTTAACTTGCAATTTTGTATGCTTAGTGAtatattctctttccttctttcagtTTCAGCAAGCGACGACGAAGAAGAATGGCCAAGAAAGCAGGTGACTTCACTAGTAGGGGGGGATGAGCTTGAAGATGATTTTTATGATCCTGTAGTTGAAGATACAAATAACAGTAATAAAAACACATCTAAATCAAAATCTGTATCATTAGAAATTGCAAAGAACAGCCATGTAAAACCGCAGAAGAAACAGGGCCCCAAAGTTGTGAATTTTGTTGGCTGATAATGGTTTTTGTTAGGGTTCCTACCATTTGTTTAGTGTGATGACTTCCTACTAGATACATAATCTATTGGTTTGTCTAAGAATTTGATAGATGCATTGTATCCTAGTTCCTCAGAGCAGTTTAGGCATTTCTaaacccagattttgctttttAGTTTCTGTTTATTTATATGGGTTTATATATTTGACTTaagattttatttcaacattttgatAAAAGGAAATTGCGATATAGATGCCATCACATGTTAAAATTGCAGCCTCAGGTATCCCCATATATACTGCTTAATTTCCGTCCTGCCAGGTGATCAATTTGTGGGTTAGACGTCTTGGATGCTTCAAGTTCCATACTCCATGCCGATCATCAAAACCTAAGAGATCAGATGGTTAATGGCTGTCCTCTTTCCTGTTCCtaattttgattattgattAAATTAAGTTGTGGGGCTCACTAATCCTGTTGCAAATTGGACAActataataataaaggaaaaaaaaaagcaagttgtttttgtgtgcgtgtgtgtgtttTTAAATCCTTAAAGAGCATGTTTATACCCTAATTAGTGTTTAAAGGCCAATTCAAACCTTCTCACTCGATAGGAGACCTTTTATGGATAGATGTGCACAGATATGGAATTGGCGGTTGAACTGGGTTAGTTTAGAAGTGTACACCGAAACGATTCCTAGTTGAATTAGGAACAAAAAATTGGTAGATCAGATGGGGTCTTAAATTTTGAGGATAGGGTATGGGTAGGCTTTAGGTTCCATGCTCACATGATAAGTTTTAGTGTATGATAGATAAGGATGTAAGGGCTCGATATATGCATCTGATTAGCTTTCGAATGGATTCAGATAGTtttagaaaattaattttttgaatatGGATTTCCTCgaatggataaaaaaataaatatgaatttttGATTATTCGTTTACATCCCTAGCGGAGACAAGAGAGTGGATCCACAAGTCTGAAGAGAGTAGTGTTGTGGTCTTATTGTCTATTTTGAGTGTGGAGAACTGCAGACAAAAATTTGAAAGATGGGAAGATGATGGGTTGAGATGATGTTGAAGTGTAATatttaaaattatataaatgtccttatccttttttcttttattatttaatttattgtAATATAGCGCgaatttgataaaattattttaGTATTATAAAACAGTATTTATAAAACTATTATTCGACCATATTTTTAGGAGAAAAGAACGCTTCTTTGTCATGTGGCCCCCATGCTAGCTCGGGGGCCAATGAGGGGTGCACATAGGAATCAATAGGGGTAGGGGTACTATTTCCCCCTCTATGTTTGTCGTAGGGGCTGCTTGACTAGGGAGCTTACTTTTGcccattttttattattgaaaggGAGAGTATTCGCTTGGGAATTGAAGTATATGTATCCACATTCGATAAGCTTTTGAATGATAACATGGATTTTTGACTATTTATTTACATTCCAGTATGGGAGTGCACAATAGTGGTTGGATATTATAATAATGCATAGACATACATGGAATGTATGCTAGTACAAGggagggttaaaaaaaaaatccatatcatAACATCTCTATCCAATGGTTAAAAGCATCACATTAGCTTCCCACGTGGCAAAAGACCAATGATCAATGGGTGTGTGAGAATAATTTTTACAACACATATATGAAGgagttatttattattattattatttgttaacCAATGTGTTCGGCCAGCTTATGTACATATCGACTAATCATCGGGGAGATTAACACAACAACccactttctttctctctctgattAGATCTTCTCCTTATCTTCAATCATTTCCTATCTAATCTCATTCTAAGGATTCAAATCGAATTGCTAGTTACGTGGTAAAAGGCCGACCTCCGTACCACAATGAGACTGCTCCATCGCCACATGGTGGTTGTAGGTATATGGTatgtttcaattttcttttctataaatTTCTTGCCGAGGAAACATACACTCAAGTTTTCAAATTGCATAATTTATGAACTATATATGTTAGGTGGTTAAAAGTAAATTTCAAATGGAAAAACAGAAGGTTATCATCGGATTGTGTGCTCCTACGCCTAAACAAAAGGCGGCAAAATGAATACCACCTTCCTCTGTTGGATGCCTAGATGCATTGCTTCCATTGCATGGGCCATTTACATGATCAGATAGCGTTCTCTACCCCATTGCAAATATGGAAGATTTTCGGTTTCATTTTTCTCAAATCTACTGTAAATCTGTAATAGGAAATGAGAATTGATGTCACAATTCAGAACCGAAACCATCCTTCTCAGATCTTCTGTAACCAACGAACTTTGCGAAATAAAGGGATAGATAGGTTCCAGAGATCCTACAATTAGAAAAAGTAAAAATGGGGTCAAAgcccccaaatatgaagaatCCCAAAAAAAGATAGAACAGATCGAGGTTACCTTCCAGTTCCCACCCTCATCAAAACGTGTCTAAACGTGGCAACCAGAAAGTTTAAGGGAATGGTGGACGTGATCAGCCAAGCCAAGCGACTAATAgacctctttctttcttcaattgctgtCACCCTTATTTTCTCCCTCAAAAGCCTCTCCTTCTCAGCTTTTTTTTGTGTTCCTTCCCTCAAAACCCACCTCTAAATAATACCCAAATTCAAGGatctctctttcctttgtttccattctcttctctcttaccCAGGCGGCCCATCTCTCATTGGAGGACACCATGGTATGTTTTCCCATCTCCATCTCCTTcaacctatccctctccctttctttcttgttaCTCTACGATCTCTGCATCTAATTTAATGGAGAAAGATATCATTTTTATCTGTCTTTCAATGCTATGGTGTTAGTTCAGGTGGTTGCAATGAATAAATTTCAGTTCTCGTTTCTTAATTCTCATACAAAAgaatgtttcttttcatggataGATCTGTTAAGACTCTCCCCTGCATCCATACCTCCAGAataggcaattttttttttcctgaacaAAACAATGCCTTTCTTATCTGTTTTTGTTGGTTATGAGTATAGGCGAATTCAGCATCTGGAATGGCAGTGAATGACGAATGTAAGCTGAAGTTCTTGGAACTAAAAGCGAAGAGGAACTATCGTTTCATTGTTTTCAGAATTGAGGAGAAGATCCAACAGGTGATGGTGGAGAAGCTTGGGCTTCCTGAAGAGAGCTACGAGGATTTTGCAGATAGCTTGCCTGCCAATGAGTGCCGCTACGCCGtcttcgattttgatttcattacCGACGAGAACTGCCAGAAAAGCAAGATTTTCTTCATTGCCTGGTAATAACCCATTTCATATATATACCTAATAGTTCCATTAAATCAGTTTCTGTGAGGTTCAAGAGCATAATTTGTTGTTGGATTATAATATAGGTCTCCTGATATAGCAAGGGTAAGGAGTAAGATGCTCTATGCTAGCTCCAAGGATAGATTCAAGAGAGAACTGGATGGAATTCAAGTGGAGTTGCAAGCAACAGATCCAAGTGAGATGAGCCTGGACATAATCAAATCCCGAGCCATCTGAAATACCACCATGCACCTTCTGCGTCTCATTCAACAAACAACCTAATCTCCTTGTTAGTTGCTACTGTTTCATATTTCCTGAGCCACTCCCTTTAATTCTTTTGCCTTGTTTTTAATGACTTTTATGTGGGTTTAGAGTTCTAAAACCATTAATGGGATATGAAGCTAgtcatttgtatttttttttaattggccATTTCTCACGGCTACATTGCGAATTTGTTATCAGCCATGAGCCTGCCTCGCTGTATACAGACGATGAAACCGATGGTGCTGATGATTCGAGGCTCTCTTTaaatctccttttcttcttctgggttttctaattcttttttcctttcttatttgAAAGGGTTTCTCAGTGTACCTGTACCTgcatttttatttccaattggTTTCTAGGGACAATTGTTTTATCTTGTTTATATATGTGGAAATGGATCATTATTTACAGTGGAACTGTTTTGGGGAATCACAGACAGATTAATGAATCAGTTTAAACAAGAATTACATCTGTGGGTACTGGAGAATAATGACTTCTAGCATCAGCAATAAAGAGACGAGCCTGGCCACCCATGAGCTCATTTTCACTATAACTGGTTAGGAGACACTGTTCGCATATTACTCCAACCCCTAAGGCTGGAACTTGGGCTGGCCTCTTAAGGGTATTGGGCTCAAATATTAACTACATTGGACCGGGCCTTGGGCTAAGCTTTATTCATAATTCACCTATTGCCCATACCACTTTGGCATTGGATGCACCCTCGCTTGATGGAAAGGCTGTTTCTTGACTCAAACCCACGACTACTAAGTCACAATGGAATAGCTATAGCTATACCATAGCACCAAGTCTGCCCTCTATATGTAGCTATTTGTCACCAACCATCCACGCTGGAATTAATGGTGTGTCGAGGAATAGGAAAGCATC
It encodes the following:
- the LOC122087743 gene encoding actin-depolymerizing factor-like isoform X2, which translates into the protein MANSASGMAVNDECKLKFLELKAKRNYRFIVFRIEEKIQQVMVEKLGLPEESYEDFADSLPANECRYAVFDFDFITDENCQKSKIFFIAWSPDIARVRSKMLYASSKDRFKRELDGIQVELQATDPSEMSLDIIKSRAI
- the LOC122087743 gene encoding zinc finger CCHC domain-containing protein 9-like isoform X3, whose amino-acid sequence is MVSKRQKLAKKRFKEANPDMFPKPEPTAPKDPSSKKKKKKNNFKRKKSEIKGPKTLDKSNKPSFRKHPLRVPGMKPGESCFICKARDHIAKFCPEKAQWEKNKICLSCRQRGHSLKNCPNKNSKTSQKYCYNCGEPGHSLSECSRPLQNGGTNFASCFICNERGHLSKNCPKNTHGIYREGGSCKICGGVTHLARDCPNKGNISSTTATGVKTIGDFQQVTSLVGGDELEDDFYDPANSASGMAVNDECKLKFLELKAKRNYRFIVFRIEEKIQQVMVEKLGLPEESYEDFADSLPANECRYAVFDFDFITDENCQKSKIFFIAWSPDIARVRSKMLYASSKDRFKRELDGIQVELQATDPSEMSLDIIKSRAI
- the LOC122087743 gene encoding actin-depolymerizing factor-like isoform X1, producing the protein MVLVQANSASGMAVNDECKLKFLELKAKRNYRFIVFRIEEKIQQVMVEKLGLPEESYEDFADSLPANECRYAVFDFDFITDENCQKSKIFFIAWSPDIARVRSKMLYASSKDRFKRELDGIQVELQATDPSEMSLDIIKSRAI